Below is a window of Macadamia integrifolia cultivar HAES 741 chromosome 8, SCU_Mint_v3, whole genome shotgun sequence DNA.
TTCCTGGCGCTCAGGTTCTCATATAAGGATTGTCCCATTCAGTGGGGACGACTTCTTCCCCAATTCGAAATAGGTAAGGGGAGAACAAACGAAGGAGAGAGTGATAAAAGAGATTAGGTGAATaaaggggtatttttggtataATAAGATAATGGTGTTTTATTCATAAGGGTTAAACTGTCATTttatagcatcacttaacactGACCAACGGCAGggggtctgagtttaatttgatgaaaaagagggggtgttcctataatattggcattctctaaggggtggcgttgtaaattatccTTAATTTTATTACAATGAACTATACAGATAAGGATGAAAGAGTGTCAGGGAAGCAAATGGCCGTACAAAAGCAGCCACATACTAATGGGGTGCATGACTTTCTATCTTTTGGAGTGCATAAGGATAACAAATTGATCATCCTACCCCATATTGAATGCTTGAATGCTTGAATGCATATTTCCATAGAgttctctctccttttattttcttattaaaaaggttattgaaagaaaagaaaaaaactgcaatataaccttatcccattcttcttcgtctttccttttgttctgttttttaaGGGGCGTGGGGGGCGTGGAAATCCCTTTTCTACAgtaagagaaggagagatgCACGTGGTCAAATTtctattaaacaaaaaaaaaggtcaaattGACCCAAAAACATCCCTTGCCCTTTGATGTAAGCAGACCATTTGGAATGTCTAGAGGGCCATAAATGAGAATCAACCATAAAACCGGTGCATTACAGACAATCAGTTTAAGTGCTTCCACGTGTCCCAACAGTTACTAGCGGTTGAAATTTGAAAGAGATCGAGTGATGGTCGCGCCCTTCGTATCGCAGCGCCCGGGTTACCTCCATTATATAATAAGacctcctcatcctcctccattTTCTCCTCCTTCCCTCTCTCAATATTCTGTATGCAAAGAAACGCCTCCACGGAGTTGCAGTTACAGATGAATAGAATCACTAATACCTTGAAAGACATCTCATCCACAATCTCTCCTAACATGTCTTCCTCCTCACTAGGCTCTCGCTTCGAGCAATCCATAACAATGGCCGCTCTCCGGTCATATCTCGCAGAGTTCATCTCCACTTTCCTCTTCGTTTTTGCCGCTGTGGGATCCACCATGTCTACCCGTGAGTTCTCTTTTCCAGTgagttctttttctctaatttgtaaaaaataataataataaataaaaaaatttaaattaaaaaaaaaagataaacataTAAATCAATGATTGTATCATTATAATTTTATCTCATTATGTTTTCTTTACTATTTGTTTTCCTTTACTAACATCCAATCATAACCACAGAAAACTCAAAATAACCTCAATGAACCAACTTGGTCCAACCAAATTGAACTGGCTTTTGGGTGGGTGGTTTGTTGTGAAATACTGTTGTCGCcaattgtttcctttttattaacAGGTAGGCTAACTCCGGATACAACATCAAACCCATCCAGTCTTGTAGCCGTAGCAGTAGCAAATGCATTTGCCTTATCGACGGCGGTTTATATCTCTGCCAATATTTCCGGTGGCCACGTAAACCCGGCTGTCACCTTCGGAATGGCCATTGGCGGCCACATCAGCATCCCCACGGCCATGTTCTATTGGGTGGCACAGTTGTTGGGCTCCGTCATGGCTTGCGTACTCTTAAGAGTGACCACTGTCTCACAAGTATGAAATATTTCACCTTTAATCTTTGTCATCATTCGGATTTCCCCTGACCCGACCATGGATTCGGGTTTTTTTGCAGGCGGTACCTACACATGGAATTGGAGAGGAGATGACGGGTTTCGGGGCGGCGGTTTTGGAGAGTGTCATGACATTCACTTTGGTGTACACATTTTATGCGTCCGGTGACCAAAGAAGAGGGTTCTTTGGGGTCATTGGCCCGGTTGCTATCGGGCTTATAGTCGGAGCCAATATCCTTGCAGCCGGTCCCTTTTCGGGTGGGTCGATGAACCCGGCATGCTCATTTGGATCTGCTCTCGTAAGTGGGCATTTTAAGAACCAAGCGGTTTATTGGGTTGGACCAATGATTGGTGCTGCAGTTGCTGGTCTTCTTTATGAGAATGTAATATTCCCTCCTCAACCTACTGATTCATCACGGGGTTTGGTTATGGAGGGAATATGAGTctagtttttcttcattttattttcttttcttttctttttattgtcgAAATTCTTGTTGCCTACAATAATAACCCCATATATTATTCAATATAATATTacaaattttaactttttaggGTTCATAAATCTTAGAATTTTTTAGTATAAGTAttcaaattttaactttttaggGTTCAAAGTTTGTGACTCCAATGCTGGGCAATCTCTTGGCTATCTTTCTTCTTAGCCTCTTTTCACATTGTACCATTATGTAATTGTGTGTTACAATGTCGAGAGCGAACAGTCAAGTGGGGCGGCTCCATGATCACAAATGGTTTGGAGCATGGGAGTGTATAAGAGCATCAATTTCATCATTGATGATTATTTCACTTAGTGACATCACATGGGACTGCCATTTAAGGAACTGGAATCAAATTGGCAAAATCGGCTGAAACCATCTTAGGTTTGAAACCAGACCAACTTGTTTTTCTCGGATTTAGCTAGGTTGATTCCAGCCAATTCTGATTGGATCAAAATCAGAATTAGTGCATATTAAATCCAAAGCTGGATCAAAATCAGAATACATAAACTGACCCGAATACCttgattaataaaaaaacacaaagaacTTGTCTTACTCTTCGGTCTCTCTATTTAATTTGCCATTTCTTTATCATCTCTTCTTGGTTGATGTCAGCAAAAGAATCCTTTCAGTTGATGACTGGGCCGGGTTCTCTTGTTTCAATAACTTTGGTCTCAACTCTCAAATGTAGAGTGGTCCCACAGCTGCGAGAAGATCCATCCACCGACCTCTTCCTTTCATGGATTTCTTTAATGGCTTCGTATCATACACGCTTCACGCTTGTGTATTGCACGCATTGAATTAATATTTGATGTCCAAGCCCAAGATTTTAGATACCAGTGACAGATCTTCTTCTCTAGATTTTTTTCATATGTGCTATATAGGAAGAGAAGTTAATTTTACCTACCCTTCATCTCATCATAGTTCTTCAGGTTCTTCTTCCCTAGTTTTACTGGGTTGATGAAATTTCCTTGTTAATCTAATTGATAAACCAGTATTATTTAGGTGTAGTACTATATTAATTCTTGTTTGGTCTTGTGTCTGGAATTTTGTGTTGGTTCACATAGTTATTATTAAGTTTGTATATATTTAGGGCGGGTTTTGTGTCCATTATATATTCAATGATAAAATTGTATTTGTGTGGGGATTTTAGGTTTCTAgtgtgtctatatatatatatatatatatatatatatagagagagagagagagagagagaggtaaacTCTAAGAGGATATGCAAATGAGATCATAATGTGAGATGGAGAGTGGTCTAGAGTTGTTATTTTTGGCTAATGAAAAATTCTTTGATCCTTTCGATGCCTCCATTAGCACTGACACCGACAAGCTGAATTGAACTAGTTTCTCTTTTGGGGGTTAAAGTTGGATCAACTTGGGTCCAAAAAGGaaggatttgaatttttttttttttttattattatgaaattttatattaaagAGAAGTGAAAAAATATAACTCAAAAGCCAAAAGGAATAACCCAGTGACAGATTCCtagtaaaagaaaacaaaacaatcaaataaaaaggaaacaatagAACTAAGATAATGGAGTGACAAAACAACCAACCAAAGGGGGAGGGATATatcaaaacccaagggaagactAAACAACCAACCACAAGGGAGAGATACATTAAAATTTGGTGCGGGTGGGGGACAAAGAACAAGGATGAACATATGATACAATAAAAaactaggggaaaaaaaagaggtcCCATGAATATGTGTGAAGCATATTTCTACTAGtatcaagaaaaataatacaattGCGGAGGATTTTATTTCTAACAATAAAAGATATGGTGGCCCAAATCTTCTCAATAGAACGTGATTAGGTGGTCcgtcttcttttatttctttttcatcgGATATGATTAATTAAACACTATATTAAAAGCCAACTTACCAAAAACGTCATATATAGTTTTGCCGCTGAAGATTTTCAAGATCCACCTCCATTTTatgtcaaaagaaaaataactctTGGAGATACCAATATTTTCTAAGGAGAACCCCCCAAACACACTTGGAGAAGGGACAAGAAAGAATAAATAGTCCACACTTTCAATGGAATTCCAATAAAGACAACAAAACATAAttctttgaagaagaaactccTAGGTGAGAAGGGAATTGATCATAGTTTTCCAAACAATAAATGAATACCTTAGGATAAAAAGAACATAATTAGGTAGCTAAGTTCAAAATGAATGCTCTTAACTGTTATCCTATTTGTTCATGCAAGGTCCAAGTGACAAAGAAATGTTAGTTCAGTAGCAGATAAATTAGCAAAGCCTGTTGCACCAACTTGAAGTTCAAGAAATTGGGATTTCCGACAAAGGCCTAGATTTCGATTAATgtaatttcctttttaattggaTTGCTCCCTCTGTTGATGGTGATGCTGATTGTTGATatttagaggaaaaaaaaatccaagtgtGGCATGAACGCCTACATCATTGGTGGTGAATCAATTAAAAATTGAGACCTAAGAATTAAATATTTGGAATCGAATTTGGGATCAATCTCCATCAATTACAATTCAAATGATATCAGAAAAGAGGCTGATTATCCatgtaaaaatagaaagtggTGTTCAAAAACACATCATAAATATGAGCCCTCCATTTTACAggtttcttttattattctaaACTGTTTGTTCTTACTCAGAGTTGGGAGATTGCAAGGTAATATCTAGAGTTCTCGTACACATGCATTAACATACATAGGATATGTGCTAATACATATAAGGATAATTGATCAAATTATAATATAGAATTTAACGTGATAAATATGAGTCATATGTGtcctctctatccaatggtcagaatggACAGATCATCCATCCACATGGTTAATTAAATGTCTTGTGATATttggaaaaataagagacctttGTTATAATAACAATTCGtcaaaggaaaaacaaaaatttccatAGAAAAGGGCCAAAGAGGTGATTATctacagttttttatttttattaacatTAGGTCAAAGTTTACAAATAAAAACCTTACAAAAGCTTGaccaccccacaccccccccccccccaaaaaaaaaaaggcttacaAAAGCTACAGACTCCATGGATTTGATgcttacaagaaaaaaaaggcttgACGGAATTGGAAACGCTTCATTTATTCCACAAAGAAAACTTCAAATCCTCAGATTCACAGATACGAAGCTAGAGAAGACAGAACTAAGGATAGTCTTGAGAGGAGACGGGGGAATAAGATTCAATGAAGATGCCACCATAAACCAATCCGGCCAAACCACCTCCAATGAGTGGACCAACCCAGTAGATCCAGTTACCTGCAAAATCTCCACTTACAACAGCCGGTCCAAATGATCGAGCCGGGTTCATTGAACCACCACTGAAGGGACCAGCAGCCAAGATGTTCGCACCCACGATGAACCCGATTGCGATCGGAGCAATTGTCCCGAGTGATCCCTTCTTTGGGTCAGCGGCGGTTGCATAGACGGTGTATACCAATGCGAAGGTTATGACGATCTCCATCACGACGCCGCCGATAGAGGACATGCCGGCAGCAACACCGTGGGTTGGAATGGACTGCCAAAATCAGAACAAAAGAACCGGGTCAGGTGAACTAGGTTcacttattttatttcataatatTTCTCTGTTGGAAAACCAGGTTATGATTCAGGATAATTACTCAAGTCAagtaaaaaaaacatgaaacctAATGAAGAATTAGTAAAGACTTCCCTAGGTTTAATAATGTTTAGACCAAGTTTGAGCAAGTTCGGGATTTTATTGACTCGATATTTTTACCTGAATCATGTGGAATTCAccgagtctttttttttctttattgtgtaATATACTATACATAGATCACGAGTTTGATCTACAACTAAACAAAACCCTACCATTTTTGTTTCTCGTCTTTCATATGagcttatttttttcttctcacttcATCAAGCAACCATAGATGCCCTCAGTCTCTCCTcacttaggttgtgtttggtagccaagagaaaaaaagaaaaaaaatacactttttatactttttttcttttggttaagaatttttccttgcacttgatatgtcttcactcttcacccAAGAAAAGAGTCCcctttcaaattcaaaaatctTTTTgggaattataaaaaaaatttttgctcccccaaaaaatttcttgccaaaaacacaagaaaacatgagaaaatatgaaaagataataagacaaaaaataaatgattacacaatgatttcctatgtgtctatctctctcttaaaattcaaaattttttgaatttctttcttttctttttttctcttgataaccaaacatacatactctttttattttctcattgtttcctctgttttcttcagtgttcttctgttttcttctgttttcttttcttttatagattcttttttcttttcttttattttcctcttttggctaccaaacatagctttaGAGTacgagaagaaaagaagataataaaaatcagggcaagagaatgctatcCGCTAGTGTTGGTACACGCCAGCCGAcatggccaatgggagggtgcaCGTAACCTTTAACACAGGAAGTATGGTCTTTTCGCATTCATTATGTCTAGGCATAAACACATACCTATGGGTAGcgttcttttaaaaaaataataataaataaataaatcatccTAACTTGGTTTGACCCACCAACTCATTCGGTTCCTGAAAGGACGAGTCGAGTCGAGTCAAATCAAGAAAGCTGCTTTTGATCGATAGAAGAATTTTTATACATACCTTGCCATTGGTGACGAATTGGAGGAGGAAGCAGGCGACGACGGAGCCAAGAAGTTGGGCAATCCAGTAGAAGATGCCGGACAGGATGGTGATGTTGCCGCCGACGGCCAATCCGAAGGTAACTGCGGGGTTCAAGTGGCCACCTGAGATGTTTGCTGCAATGGAAACACCAACAAACAATGCAAATGCATGTGCTAAGGCAATGGCTACCAACCCAGCTGGTTCTAACGCTGCATCTGATGTAAGATCACTGTAAGCAATAGCAGAGCCAACACCAGCAAAGACAAAAAGAAGAGTGGCTATGAACTCAGCCAAGTAAGACTTCAAGGAACCAACAGTAAAGGAGTCCCCAAAGCTTCCAAATGCCAACTTCACCATTTTTAGATGCTGATGGGCTtgtggactctctctctctctgattcaCAGAGGCAATGGCACGGGGTGTGTGTTTATATAATGTACTAAGATAGAATAATTAATTAGTAACACATTGGTCGACGGCACCGGCCATGGGACCCACATGAGAACAAAGAATAGTGATTGATTAGAACATGTTTTGTTTAGGGACGTTAATCTCTTGATTTATATATGATCAAGTGGAAATGGACCGCATGATTAGATACCGGCCAAccggccttgatttttttttaagcctTTATTACTCCATTATGAGCATCAAGACAACTACCTAACTAGTAATTAATGGGTCAAGAGTTCTGAGTTGCACATTTAAAATGGATGGACTTAAGAGGGTCATGATCAGGGAGAAAGCTCTGGAAACCCTAATAGAGATAAGCACGTCGTTAGGGGATTAGTATTATCCAGACAATGTTCCATATTCCATGCCTCCATCTGATCCTATGTACTTACGTTGTTGACGTAAGTTGTCTTTATCAGTCACTCAAACCCACATTGAACCGGTTCTTGACCCGACCCACTAACTTTTCCAAGTTTAAATTCTCTTGGTTTTTCTCTCTAAATTTGTAGGACCCAGTCTCTCTTAACCGCCATGAATCTCGTCACCATGGATATCTTGACATGTTGATTAGAATGGGGAAGGGTATTTTCGACTTTGAACAACTAAGGATGAGAGTTAATTATGACATAGGAATCCAATCACAAGTTTACAACACCAATAGTGAGATGATTCTAACTTTTTTCACAATTCAGATCCTCTTCGGTTGATGAGACGCCTAGCACAGCATCCAATGGTTAGAAAGACTCGGTACACACCCCAGATCCTCCTAACCATAGGATATCTCAACAACTAGAGAGGATCTGAGTCCTCTTTtccatgggtgaagaaaaattcaatccatATTTCTTAATCATGCTATGGCTACATAAAATATACTAGCCACTGataaccaatatatatatatatatatatatatactaaccACTTGTGGGAAGATGAGAAGTCAAGAAACAATAACAACTCTGAAAACTAGGTATTAGCCTTGTTTAAAAACCTAGAATTGAGCATGGGATTGGCTTTATTTTTATAGATGATTGGCTTCCATTTTGAACCAATTATTTTCATAGATTTATTATATATTGTAGGTCTTACTACAAAAGAtatgtttcattgattttctactactattttattgattaaaagaaggaaaaaataaggTCAAGTGTATTCATAGCCACGTGGCAAGAATCAGGTATAAactctttccaaaaataaactcCAATTTATGGATTGAATTGGCTATAATTATCCATCACCACTTGCCTAATAACCTCCTAATTTATGGACCATAAATCAATGTAATCTTGTATTTCTaagttgtttttctttcttttttttgggggggggggggagggggagtatGATTCCCATTGGGCACACCttaggccactcacatgggagtgtttagtgctcttcactactttcagtgaaagttgaatgattctcatttaacctcggtatgacctggtccatgcggttgtggggtcagtatgggcctacGGGACTAGTCTGAATACCTgtcgttaacaaaaaaataaataaataaaaattgagagGGGGGAATTGTATAAGATTTTTTTGAAGACTACAAATAAATTCCTTTACGTTATATTTGTCACATAATAAATTTTGAAGAGGTTAAAATTCTGTGGATAAATTGATCCCAATATTTACTATTCATATGTTAAGTTTATGCCCAAATAGAGTTTGTCAAGTAACAAAAacaaatcatttaaaaaattgagggagggttttttttttcttttaaaggaaaaattagGAGAATACCacaagagattaaaaaaaaaaattcaatacatAAGAAGGATTGAATTAAACTATAAAATATGACATGTGACTAAAAGATCATCTTCTCTCTAGTCTCTACCCAACAGTTAGAACAACGTACCACCAGTCTACATGTGGAAAACAGATATGCTAAACCAagtatttgttttttgtttgccaGAACAAGgggattttttattatattgttTAATGT
It encodes the following:
- the LOC122087624 gene encoding probable aquaporin TIP-type RB7-5A, giving the protein MVKLAFGSFGDSFTVGSLKSYLAEFIATLLFVFAGVGSAIAYSDLTSDAALEPAGLVAIALAHAFALFVGVSIAANISGGHLNPAVTFGLAVGGNITILSGIFYWIAQLLGSVVACFLLQFVTNGKSIPTHGVAAGMSSIGGVVMEIVITFALVYTVYATAADPKKGSLGTIAPIAIGFIVGANILAAGPFSGGSMNPARSFGPAVVSGDFAGNWIYWVGPLIGGGLAGLVYGGIFIESYSPVSSQDYP
- the LOC122085633 gene encoding probable aquaporin TIP5-1, encoding MNRITNTLKDISSTISPNMSSSSLGSRFEQSITMAALRSYLAEFISTFLFVFAAVGSTMSTRRLTPDTTSNPSSLVAVAVANAFALSTAVYISANISGGHVNPAVTFGMAIGGHISIPTAMFYWVAQLLGSVMACVLLRVTTVSQAVPTHGIGEEMTGFGAAVLESVMTFTLVYTFYASGDQRRGFFGVIGPVAIGLIVGANILAAGPFSGGSMNPACSFGSALVSGHFKNQAVYWVGPMIGAAVAGLLYENVIFPPQPTDSSRGLVMEGI